One genomic window of Streptomyces sp. NBC_01276 includes the following:
- a CDS encoding DUF6193 family natural product biosynthesis protein, which translates to MPEDTAEALPHDDHLRAYAAHYPEVVGAGSLRGALQAEADRAGYGLDVGVPPIPVARLAAARVSAGDRVAYVTMDVRRREFRVHCRPAGNGDGPAVLGGTGDLSAVVEALHSWMRGARPAELTARRPFLAARDASAAGAVGAVEGPGAVAARWEWVRESAATFPYPGRHELVEAAFREPRLRVLSPGLSMQWLRFSRRATPPICVGLPMVMPLQDGRRYRVRTSGGALREVTGAAEAVAAVLEGLPEEITAPPGGPGDRPSGP; encoded by the coding sequence ATGCCCGAGGACACCGCCGAAGCGCTTCCGCACGATGATCACCTGCGTGCGTACGCGGCCCACTACCCCGAGGTCGTCGGGGCGGGGTCGCTGCGCGGCGCGTTGCAGGCGGAGGCCGACCGCGCCGGGTACGGGCTCGACGTCGGGGTCCCGCCGATCCCGGTCGCGCGCCTGGCGGCGGCGCGGGTGTCGGCCGGCGACCGGGTGGCGTACGTCACGATGGACGTCCGGCGGCGTGAGTTCCGCGTCCACTGCCGGCCCGCCGGGAACGGTGACGGCCCGGCGGTCCTGGGCGGCACCGGGGACCTGTCCGCGGTGGTCGAGGCGCTGCACTCCTGGATGCGGGGGGCCCGGCCGGCGGAGCTCACCGCCCGCCGGCCCTTCCTCGCGGCCCGGGATGCCTCAGCGGCCGGAGCCGTCGGAGCCGTCGAGGGTCCGGGTGCGGTGGCGGCCCGGTGGGAGTGGGTGCGCGAGTCCGCCGCCACGTTCCCGTACCCCGGGCGCCACGAGCTCGTCGAGGCCGCCTTCCGCGAACCCCGGCTGCGGGTCCTGTCCCCCGGTCTGAGCATGCAGTGGCTCCGCTTCAGCCGTCGCGCGACCCCGCCGATCTGTGTCGGGCTGCCCATGGTCATGCCGCTCCAGGACGGACGCCGCTACCGGGTCCGGACGTCCGGCGGAGCGCTGCGGGAGGTCACCGGCGCCGCCGAGGCCGTCGCGGCCGTCCTGGAGGGCCTGCCCGAGGAGATCACGGCCCCGCCGGGCGGGCCCGGGGACCGGCCGTCGGGGCCGTGA
- a CDS encoding alpha/beta fold hydrolase translates to MAIAHRRIGTGPVRVIVLHDWFGTSANWGSVLDHLDPEGFSYAFLDYRGYGERRDVTGRYSLPEIADDVLELADQLGWDTFSLLGHSMGGKAAQQVLVRAPERIEKLIGLAPVPAAPYAMDDRTHALFHGAAEDPEKRRIILDLVTGNRASRHWLDGMVAHSLAVSRPEAFAAYLASWQPADLSAAVKGNTVPVLVLVGEYDLALTAEVMRATWQAWYPNCRIVTIPGSGHYPPHETPVAFATEVEAFLRAR, encoded by the coding sequence ATGGCCATCGCCCACCGCAGGATCGGCACCGGGCCCGTACGCGTCATCGTGCTGCACGACTGGTTCGGAACCTCCGCGAACTGGGGTTCCGTACTGGACCACCTGGACCCGGAGGGGTTCTCGTACGCCTTCCTCGACTACCGGGGCTACGGCGAGCGCCGGGACGTCACCGGCCGCTACAGCCTCCCCGAGATCGCCGACGACGTACTCGAACTCGCCGACCAGCTCGGCTGGGACACCTTCTCCCTGCTCGGCCACTCCATGGGCGGCAAGGCCGCCCAGCAGGTGCTGGTCCGTGCCCCCGAGCGGATCGAGAAGCTGATCGGGCTCGCACCGGTCCCGGCCGCCCCCTACGCGATGGACGACCGGACGCACGCCCTCTTCCACGGCGCCGCCGAGGACCCCGAGAAGCGCCGGATCATCCTCGACCTGGTCACCGGCAACCGCGCGAGCCGCCACTGGCTGGACGGGATGGTGGCGCACTCCCTCGCGGTCTCCCGCCCCGAGGCCTTCGCGGCGTACCTCGCGAGCTGGCAGCCGGCCGACCTGTCCGCCGCCGTCAAGGGCAACACCGTGCCCGTGCTGGTCCTCGTCGGGGAGTACGACCTCGCCCTCACCGCCGAGGTGATGCGCGCGACCTGGCAGGCCTGGTACCCGAACTGCAGGATCGTCACGATCCCCGGCTCCGGCCACTACCCGCCGCACGAGACCCCGGTGGCCTTCGCCACGGAGGTGGAGGCCTTCCTGCGCGCCCGGTGA
- a CDS encoding phosphocholine-specific phospholipase C, with product MAELNRRRFLQIAGGTAAATMLNESIARAAAIPAQGTTGTIQDIEHIVVLMQENRSFDQYFGSMKGVRGFGDPRPVLQDNGKSVFYQSNGTKDILPFNPQVNDLGMQFVEGLNHDWAGGHQAYNSGKYDKWVPAKTATTMAYMTRNDIPFHYALADAFTVCDAYHCSFIGATDPNRYYMWTGHTGNDGTGGGPVLGNQEAGYGWKTYPERLEAAGVSWKIYQDVGDGLNAAGGWGWIGDAFRGNYGDNSLLYFNSYRNAQPGSALYEKARTGTNAKAGEGYFDRLRADVVGGTLPQVSWIAAPEAFSEHPNWPVNFGAWYISQVLDALTANPAVWAKTAFFITYDENDGFFDHVVPPYPPASSAWGLSTADVTRDLYAGSAGYAAGPYGLGPRVPMIVVSPWSKGGYVCSETFDHTSVIRFMEKRFGVQEPNISPWRRAVCGDLTSAFDFSRADASPAALPSTAGYVPPDHNAHPSYHPVPPATGTLPKQEAGSKPTRALGYSPYVDGKATVSTGKFTLTFSSGPSLGAHFHSTSGNRTDGPWPYTVEAGKTLSDTWSTSSSTGNKIDLTVWGPNGFLRTWKGPAKKAGPEVTARHVDAAGNLALTLTNGGTAAVNLTVTNAYDGAPQTFKVNPGATVSTTVDLRATGRWYDVGVVSDTDATFLRRFAGHVETGAPGVSDPAIKTV from the coding sequence ATGGCTGAACTCAACCGACGCCGGTTCCTCCAGATCGCGGGCGGAACCGCCGCCGCCACGATGCTCAACGAGAGCATCGCGCGGGCCGCCGCCATCCCCGCGCAGGGCACCACCGGAACCATCCAGGACATCGAGCACATCGTCGTGCTGATGCAGGAGAACCGGTCCTTCGACCAGTACTTCGGCTCGATGAAGGGCGTCCGCGGCTTCGGCGACCCGCGGCCCGTCCTCCAGGACAACGGCAAGTCGGTCTTCTACCAGTCCAACGGCACGAAGGACATCCTCCCCTTCAACCCGCAGGTCAACGACCTGGGCATGCAGTTCGTCGAGGGCCTCAACCACGACTGGGCCGGCGGACACCAGGCGTACAACAGCGGCAAGTACGACAAGTGGGTCCCGGCCAAGACGGCCACGACCATGGCGTACATGACCCGGAACGACATCCCGTTCCACTACGCCCTCGCCGACGCCTTCACGGTCTGCGACGCCTACCACTGCTCCTTCATCGGCGCCACCGACCCCAACCGCTACTACATGTGGACGGGGCACACGGGCAACGACGGCACCGGCGGCGGACCGGTCCTCGGCAACCAGGAAGCGGGCTACGGCTGGAAGACGTACCCCGAGCGCCTGGAGGCGGCCGGGGTCTCCTGGAAGATCTACCAGGACGTGGGCGACGGCCTGAACGCGGCCGGCGGCTGGGGATGGATCGGCGACGCCTTCCGCGGCAACTACGGCGACAACTCCCTCCTCTACTTCAACAGCTACCGCAACGCCCAGCCGGGCAGCGCCCTGTACGAGAAGGCGCGTACGGGTACCAACGCCAAGGCGGGCGAGGGCTACTTCGACAGGCTGCGCGCCGACGTCGTGGGCGGCACCCTGCCCCAGGTCTCCTGGATCGCCGCGCCCGAGGCCTTCAGCGAGCACCCGAACTGGCCGGTCAACTTCGGCGCCTGGTACATCTCCCAGGTCCTGGACGCGCTGACCGCCAATCCGGCGGTATGGGCGAAGACGGCCTTCTTCATCACCTACGACGAGAACGACGGCTTCTTCGACCACGTCGTGCCGCCGTACCCGCCGGCGTCCTCGGCCTGGGGCCTGTCCACGGCCGACGTCACCCGCGACCTCTACGCCGGGAGCGCCGGCTACGCGGCCGGACCCTACGGGCTCGGCCCCCGGGTCCCGATGATCGTCGTCTCCCCGTGGAGCAAGGGCGGCTACGTCTGCTCCGAGACCTTCGACCACACCTCGGTGATCCGCTTCATGGAGAAGCGCTTCGGGGTGCAGGAGCCCAACATCTCGCCGTGGCGCCGCGCGGTCTGCGGTGACCTGACCTCGGCGTTCGACTTCAGCCGGGCGGACGCCTCCCCGGCGGCGCTCCCGTCCACGGCCGGCTACGTACCGCCGGACCACAACGCCCACCCGTCCTACCACCCGGTCCCGCCGGCGACGGGCACCCTGCCGAAGCAGGAGGCCGGCTCCAAGCCGACCCGCGCACTCGGCTACAGCCCGTACGTGGACGGCAAGGCCACTGTGTCCACGGGCAAGTTCACCCTGACCTTCTCCTCCGGCCCCTCCCTCGGCGCCCACTTCCACAGCACCTCGGGCAACCGTACGGACGGCCCCTGGCCCTACACGGTCGAGGCGGGCAAGACCCTCTCCGACACCTGGAGCACCAGCAGCTCCACCGGTAACAAGATCGACCTCACGGTCTGGGGCCCCAACGGCTTCCTGCGCACCTGGAAGGGCCCGGCGAAGAAGGCCGGCCCCGAGGTCACGGCCCGCCACGTGGACGCCGCCGGCAACCTCGCCCTCACCCTGACCAACGGGGGCACCGCGGCGGTCAACCTCACCGTGACCAACGCCTACGACGGCGCCCCCCAGACCTTCAAGGTCAACCCCGGCGCCACCGTCTCCACCACCGTCGACCTGCGCGCGACGGGCCGCTGGTACGACGTCGGCGTCGTCTCCGACACCGACGCGACCTTCCTGCGCCGCTTCGCCGGCCACGTGGAAACGGGCGCCCCGGGTGTCTCCGACCCGGCGATCAAGACCGTCTGA
- a CDS encoding GTPase-associated protein 1-related protein: MNLPQLHYGWAPPGPDGSGTRFTAVTDGVPTALLREAERLVAYEAPEPGGAVPEALSLSLLSDGSRLLARSAYTGGDGTGFHAHAVHLPQRAGSGPVRGALPITSWGSPQWAARTPPGGPPPPLGAVPVPGRHDGAALAEFVAAREAWLAPFFADVRRLVEEPGAPRIVLVEPDSAAVARWVMLACSVLPHQRGQWLTFTTYTARPGLAPQGLVGVLSGEGTAAALAALEEGCRIHEPGRGPAPAAGGAAGDVFDVWAGTAARIWLARRPELFAQVRQLPGGPYEAGPLAALALGAGIRLDAAGRAAAEAWTAAHPDPSPARLRVALTDPDREPDALAGLLREAARQGTDTTGELPEVARRVAFALFTDPERAYGEETRAGLDELPVLRALVLDRLDALAAGDPAAGRALFARTGLRLGAAEALPHLRMCAAVEAVVREAPDRPVALDSLLRVSGVSPYAEPLVLRTAVRLVWGGRRPGPDEAGLVLATMGEAVHHAAGTWDLLAPAASPAPDLPVPSLAARAAVDADPADGRNGPGPAAPRSAADGTADGTADQAPGRAPDGVRARTAGPDSGRAGVAARLLGEERAEGAVRVLFESEDAALLAAYREAARGAEVRERLRGSPRYLADCFAVWSAHPQAGPLWRQARTDLLEEVLRPVVRELPSEHLAEAERELARLGRSRAEEFRAWLRPGPGARLRGLFSRRSAG; encoded by the coding sequence GTGAACCTTCCGCAGCTCCACTACGGCTGGGCCCCGCCCGGACCCGACGGCTCCGGGACGCGCTTCACGGCGGTCACCGACGGCGTTCCGACGGCCCTGTTGCGCGAGGCGGAGCGGCTCGTGGCGTACGAGGCGCCGGAGCCGGGCGGGGCCGTTCCGGAGGCGCTGAGCCTGAGCCTGCTCTCCGACGGCAGCCGGCTGCTGGCCCGCTCGGCGTACACCGGCGGCGACGGGACGGGCTTCCACGCGCACGCCGTGCACCTGCCGCAGCGCGCCGGTTCCGGCCCGGTCCGCGGGGCCCTGCCGATCACCTCCTGGGGGTCGCCGCAGTGGGCGGCGCGGACCCCGCCCGGCGGACCGCCGCCGCCGCTCGGCGCCGTGCCCGTCCCGGGGCGGCACGACGGCGCCGCGCTGGCGGAGTTCGTGGCCGCGCGGGAGGCGTGGCTGGCCCCGTTCTTCGCCGACGTGCGACGGCTCGTGGAGGAGCCGGGCGCGCCGCGGATCGTGCTGGTGGAGCCGGACAGCGCGGCCGTGGCCCGCTGGGTCATGCTCGCGTGCAGCGTGCTGCCGCACCAGCGCGGGCAGTGGCTGACCTTCACCACGTACACCGCCCGGCCGGGGCTCGCCCCGCAGGGCCTCGTGGGCGTCCTGTCCGGGGAGGGGACGGCCGCCGCCCTGGCCGCCCTGGAGGAGGGGTGCCGGATCCACGAGCCGGGGCGCGGGCCCGCGCCGGCGGCCGGCGGGGCCGCCGGGGACGTCTTCGACGTCTGGGCGGGGACGGCGGCGCGGATCTGGCTGGCGCGGCGGCCGGAGCTGTTCGCGCAGGTGCGGCAGCTGCCCGGGGGACCGTACGAGGCCGGCCCGCTGGCCGCGCTCGCGCTCGGGGCCGGGATCCGGCTGGACGCGGCGGGCCGGGCCGCGGCCGAGGCGTGGACGGCCGCGCACCCGGACCCGTCTCCGGCCCGGCTGCGGGTGGCGCTCACCGACCCGGACCGGGAACCGGACGCGCTGGCCGGGCTCCTGCGGGAGGCCGCGCGGCAGGGAACGGACACCACCGGGGAGCTGCCCGAGGTGGCGCGCAGGGTGGCGTTCGCGCTGTTCACCGATCCGGAGCGGGCGTACGGGGAGGAGACGCGGGCCGGGCTCGACGAGCTGCCGGTCCTGCGGGCCCTCGTACTCGACCGGCTGGACGCGCTCGCGGCGGGCGATCCGGCCGCCGGGAGGGCGCTGTTCGCGCGGACGGGGCTGCGGCTGGGGGCGGCGGAGGCCCTGCCGCACCTGCGGATGTGCGCGGCGGTGGAGGCGGTCGTACGGGAGGCCCCGGACCGGCCCGTGGCGCTGGACTCGCTGCTGCGGGTCTCCGGGGTCTCCCCGTACGCGGAGCCGCTGGTCCTGCGGACCGCGGTGCGGCTCGTGTGGGGCGGGCGCCGGCCCGGCCCGGACGAGGCCGGGCTGGTCCTGGCCACCATGGGAGAGGCGGTCCACCACGCCGCCGGAACCTGGGACCTCCTCGCCCCGGCGGCCTCCCCCGCCCCGGACCTCCCGGTCCCCTCCCTGGCGGCCCGGGCGGCTGTGGACGCGGACCCGGCCGACGGCCGGAACGGGCCCGGCCCCGCCGCCCCGCGCTCGGCGGCGGACGGGACGGCTGACGGGACGGCGGATCAGGCGCCGGGCCGGGCTCCGGACGGTGTGCGGGCGCGTACGGCCGGCCCGGACTCCGGCCGTGCGGGCGTCGCCGCGCGACTGCTCGGCGAGGAGCGGGCGGAGGGGGCCGTACGGGTGCTGTTCGAGAGCGAGGACGCCGCGTTGCTGGCCGCCTACCGGGAGGCGGCGCGCGGCGCGGAGGTGCGGGAGCGGCTGCGGGGTTCGCCGCGCTACCTCGCGGACTGCTTCGCCGTCTGGTCCGCCCACCCGCAGGCCGGGCCGCTGTGGCGGCAGGCCCGTACCGATCTGCTGGAGGAGGTGCTCAGGCCGGTCGTACGGGAACTGCCGTCCGAGCACCTCGCGGAGGCCGAGCGGGAGCTGGCCCGGCTCGGCCGCAGCCGGGCGGAGGAGTTCCGGGCCTGGCTGCGTCCGGGGCCGGGGGCCCGGCTGCGGGGGCTGTTCAGCCGTCGATCGGCCGGGTGA
- a CDS encoding ketoacyl-ACP synthase III: protein MFIQQPDPRPRAGITAVGALLPEDVLSSDDLQREVTRRSGIALPPRTLTQATGILTRRIAAEGVFASTLAVGAARRALDSAGLTPLDVDLLVFASASRDMVEPATAHIVQAALGSRAHAVDVTNACNSFVNGIDLARSMVLAGRARRALVVTGETPSRAVRTDPADFAEFRSGFAGYTFGDAGAAVVVEAVERGGILDVDTETHSEHWEVGGIPGGGSRHPRGDAYTYFRGDGRELRGVFEKVGTAVIDRTLHRTGLDWDGFAKVLVHQVTVPYLERFAELTGVPGEKLVVTVPELGNVASASIGVQLDRVFGGLAAGERVLFVGLGGGVSIMTMVWEKS, encoded by the coding sequence ATGTTCATTCAGCAGCCTGACCCGCGGCCGCGCGCCGGGATAACCGCCGTCGGCGCCCTGTTGCCCGAGGACGTCCTGTCCTCCGACGACCTCCAGCGGGAGGTGACCCGGCGCAGTGGCATCGCGCTCCCGCCGAGGACGTTGACCCAGGCGACCGGGATCCTGACGCGGCGGATCGCGGCCGAGGGGGTGTTCGCCTCCACGCTCGCCGTGGGCGCGGCCCGCCGGGCGCTGGACTCCGCCGGACTCACCCCGCTCGACGTGGACCTGCTGGTCTTCGCCTCCGCCTCCCGGGACATGGTCGAGCCGGCCACCGCGCACATCGTGCAGGCCGCCCTCGGGTCCCGGGCGCACGCCGTGGACGTCACCAACGCCTGCAACAGCTTCGTCAACGGCATCGACCTCGCCCGGAGCATGGTCCTGGCCGGGCGGGCGCGCCGGGCGCTGGTGGTCACCGGGGAGACCCCGAGCCGTGCGGTGCGCACCGACCCGGCCGACTTCGCCGAGTTCCGCAGCGGGTTCGCCGGTTACACCTTCGGTGACGCGGGGGCGGCCGTGGTGGTGGAGGCGGTGGAACGCGGCGGGATCCTGGACGTGGACACCGAGACGCACTCGGAGCACTGGGAGGTCGGAGGGATCCCGGGCGGCGGGTCGCGGCACCCGCGCGGGGACGCGTACACGTACTTCCGGGGGGACGGGCGGGAGCTGCGCGGGGTCTTCGAGAAGGTGGGCACGGCGGTCATCGACCGCACGCTGCACCGGACGGGGCTGGACTGGGACGGCTTCGCGAAGGTGCTGGTGCATCAGGTGACGGTGCCGTACCTGGAGCGGTTCGCGGAGCTGACCGGGGTGCCCGGGGAGAAGCTGGTGGTGACGGTGCCGGAGCTGGGCAACGTGGCCAGCGCGAGCATCGGGGTGCAGCTGGACCGGGTCTTCGGCGGCCTCGCCGCCGGGGAGCGGGTGCTGTTCGTGGGCCTGGGGGGCGGCGTCAGCATCATGACGATGGTCTGGGAGAAGTCGTGA
- a CDS encoding glycosyltransferase family 2 protein, with protein sequence MSAPMWVVVPAYEEEARLASTLAALAAQRDREFTLLVVDNASTDGTAAIAREFARRAPFPVEVIEEPQKGVGSAVDTGFRYAIARGATLLARTDADCLPRPGWTGAARAALLERPGLVCGRVTARRDEHGPLGRAGFAGLVAVAALFGRLRPQHSRRGGFKAPYRMHAGNNMAITADLYLAVGGMPRRPSPTDRLFLNAVRRHTDRITRCRGMVVENSTRRLRAYGLAGTARWYLDQGSGTHGTDPR encoded by the coding sequence GTGAGCGCGCCGATGTGGGTGGTGGTGCCCGCGTACGAGGAGGAGGCACGGCTCGCCTCGACGCTGGCGGCGCTGGCGGCGCAGCGGGACCGGGAGTTCACCCTGCTGGTGGTCGACAACGCCTCCACGGACGGTACGGCCGCCATCGCGCGGGAGTTCGCGCGGCGGGCGCCGTTCCCGGTGGAGGTGATAGAGGAGCCGCAGAAGGGGGTCGGCTCGGCCGTGGACACCGGGTTCCGGTACGCGATCGCGCGCGGCGCGACCCTGCTGGCCCGGACGGACGCCGACTGCCTGCCCCGGCCCGGCTGGACGGGCGCCGCGCGGGCGGCGCTGCTGGAGCGCCCGGGGCTGGTGTGCGGGCGGGTCACGGCGCGCCGCGACGAGCACGGGCCGCTGGGCCGGGCCGGTTTCGCGGGTCTGGTCGCGGTGGCCGCGCTGTTCGGGCGGCTGCGGCCGCAGCACTCCCGGCGGGGCGGGTTCAAGGCGCCGTACCGGATGCACGCGGGGAACAACATGGCCATCACCGCGGACCTGTACCTGGCCGTCGGCGGGATGCCCCGGCGGCCCTCGCCCACGGACCGGCTCTTCCTGAACGCGGTGCGCCGCCACACCGACCGGATCACCCGCTGCCGGGGGATGGTCGTCGAGAACTCGACGCGCCGGCTGCGGGCGTACGGGCTCGCCGGGACCGCCCGCTGGTACCTCGACCAGGGCAGCGGCACGCACGGAACGGACCCGCGCTGA